The nucleotide window CGGAGCCGCCGTTGGTGTACGCCTCGTTGATCACGAGGCTGTCGCCGGAGGGGGAGGCCATGGCTGGGCCGGCCACCACGGCGGGGGCCAGCAGGGTGAGGGCCGCGAAGACGGCGGCGGGGCGCGTGCGGCGCAGGGAGATCGGCATGATCGTTGTCTCTCTTCTCAGTCTGTCGTCGTCTCAGCGGCCGGTGGGGGCGGTGCCGAAGGCCTTGCGGAAGCGCACGAGCGCACCCGCACCGAGCGCGGCGATCCCGGCGAGCCACCACGCGGCCTCATCGCCGGTCTGCACCTTGGTGGGGACGGTGTGCTCGGCGGTGTCGGACTCGGCCGGCTTGGCGGGCTTGGCCGGCTTCTCCGGGTGGCCGGGCTGCGCGGGCTTGGCCGGCTTCTCCGGGTGGCCGGGCTGCGCGGGCTTGGCGGGCTGAGCAGGCTCGGCGGGCTCGCCCGGCTTGCCGGGGTTCGCGGGGACGGCCGGCTCGGCCGGCTGAGCCGGGGTGGTCGGCTCGGTCGGCTCGGTCGGGTCGGTCGGGTCGGTCGGCTCGGCGGGGACCTCGGCGGCCAGCACCTCGAGGGCGTGGCGCACCACGGTCTCGGTGCCGTCGGCGTAGCGCACGGTCATGCGCAGCTCACCGGCGCCGGCGGTGGCCGGGGCGGTGATGCCCGAGAGGGTCACGGTCTCAGCGCCGGCGGGCACCTCCACGGTGCCCAGCTCCACGGCGGTGCCGTCCGTGCCCACGAAGGCGACGTCCACGGCGGTGGCGGCGGGGGCGCCGTCGGAGTCGATCACCAGGTCGCCGAGGGTGAGGACGATCTCCTCGCCCGCGGTCACGGTGGCCGGGGCGCCAGTGACCGGCACGCTCTTCTTCGCGTAGTCGGGGGCGACGGCGCCGTCCTCGGCGGCCTGGGCCCGCGCGTAGTCCTCGACCGCCTGGGAGTCGAGCAGGCCCGTGTTGACGAAGTTCTCACGGCCCTGCGCGAAGGCGGAGTAGCCGTCGGGGGCCTTGGCCGGGTCGCCGAGGGCCACCCAGGTGTCGTCCGCCAGGAAGGACTGCGTGGCCACGGTGTACATGGCGTCCATGTCGATCGGCTCGCCGTCGATCCAGATGCCGGTGACCTTGTCGCCCTGGGCGCGGGAGTCGTCGTAGGTCCAGGTCAGGTTCTCGGACCAGCCGAGGGTGAAGCGGCGCTCGCCGTCGCGCCAGTTCTGCTCGATGGCCTCCTTGATGGAGGAGCCCGGGATGTCGAAGTAGGCGATGGTGTTGCCGAACGGCGCGACGTCCAGCAGCTCGCCGAGGGTCAGCTGGCCGGTGAGGTCGCCCTTGGAGGTGAACGTGCCGCCGTCGTTGAACTGGTCCTCGAGCAGCTCGGAGCGCAGGCCGCCGGGGTTGGTCACGCCGAGGTCCACCTCGGGGTTGACGGCGGAGGCGGCGTGCTTCACGGCGTCGCCGACCCAGTTGCCCAGCGTGGTCTCGGCCATGCGGGTGCCGCCGGCCTTCCACGGCTTCCCGGCCTCGATGAGCTTCCGGTAGTCGGTGGTGATCGAGCCGTCCAGGTCGGCGACGACCTCGGACTGCATCTCCTCGAAGACCTTCACGGCCTCCTGCTCGATCTCGTAGACCTCGGCGGTGACGGCCGACTCGGCGGCTGCCTCGGCGGGATCCTGGGTGGAGCGCTCCAGCATCTGCTGCGTCACCGAGGTGACCTCGCCGGAGGCGTCCAGGGTGAGCTCGACGGCGGCGAGGTTCTTGCCGGACTGCGCGGCCTGCATCACGGGGCGGGCCACGCCGCCGTTCTCGGTGGAGTACTGGTAGAGCTGGTGGGTGTGGCCGTTGAAGATGACGTCCACGGCGGGGACGGTGTCCTCCACCATGCGCTGGAAGACCTCGCGGTCGGCGAGCTC belongs to Micrococcus sp. 2A and includes:
- a CDS encoding 5'-nucleotidase C-terminal domain-containing protein, encoding MSSLFSRRTAATVVCTTLILAPASAMPALAVETSAADEKTISILSFNDFHGALSSGYSGTQFADTVEDYRTAFEAEHGADSVLLTSAGDLIGGSASVSNVQQDNPTIDIMNALGLEALAAGNHEFDKGLDDLQGRVAERADFPVLSANFVDPTSKEPVLTSHVIREVNGVRVAVIGASPNELYATTTGAGLEGNLVIDMVDAVNAVATQIENEGSADVIVASYHDGAAGSGDLASELADREVFQRMVEDTVPAVDVIFNGHTHQLYQYSTENGGVARPVMQAAQSGKNLAAVELTLDASGEVTSVTQQMLERSTQDPAEAAAESAVTAEVYEIEQEAVKVFEEMQSEVVADLDGSITTDYRKLIEAGKPWKAGGTRMAETTLGNWVGDAVKHAASAVNPEVDLGVTNPGGLRSELLEDQFNDGGTFTSKGDLTGQLTLGELLDVAPFGNTIAYFDIPGSSIKEAIEQNWRDGERRFTLGWSENLTWTYDDSRAQGDKVTGIWIDGEPIDMDAMYTVATQSFLADDTWVALGDPAKAPDGYSAFAQGRENFVNTGLLDSQAVEDYARAQAAEDGAVAPDYAKKSVPVTGAPATVTAGEEIVLTLGDLVIDSDGAPAATAVDVAFVGTDGTAVELGTVEVPAGAETVTLSGITAPATAGAGELRMTVRYADGTETVVRHALEVLAAEVPAEPTDPTDPTEPTEPTTPAQPAEPAVPANPGKPGEPAEPAQPAKPAQPGHPEKPAKPAQPGHPEKPAKPAKPAESDTAEHTVPTKVQTGDEAAWWLAGIAALGAGALVRFRKAFGTAPTGR